Proteins encoded in a region of the Panicum hallii strain FIL2 chromosome 3, PHallii_v3.1, whole genome shotgun sequence genome:
- the LOC112886464 gene encoding protein ELC-like — protein MATAAAAGTVVLVDAALAPYEHPDLRWLVRKHVLAVLQEFPTLSPSVDTYTSDDGASTVLLNARGPLPVSPALPPVLLTVWLPREYPYRPPLVYAFPAAPSASLVPDHPFVDHRTGRVHRTLPYLEDWAVPRSSLAGLVRSLVAALRMCHPLTATFGFADATTARATPVEEERRRMHAVLVDELASRLGRDAAAFRGGVDRDIHALSSLQAGLRARGDAMGRGVRGLEEERMRLERAVTASLAHRGELLTWLRTASRAPDPGEALAPHAAAGDAARWLESKASELAADDAMDALGHALENGELSFQEYIKRVKVLAREQFFHCYAASTSMNT, from the coding sequence atggcgacggcggcggccgccggcacGGTGGTGCTGGTGGACGCGGCGCTGGCCCCGTACGAGCACCCGGACCTCCGGTGGCTCGTCCGGAAGCACGTCCTCGCCGTCCTCCAGGAGTTCCCCACCCTCTCGCCCTCCGTCGATACCTACACCAGCGACGACGGCGCCTCCACCGTGCTGCTCAACGCGCGGGGCCCCCTCCCCGTCTCCCCCGCCCTGCCGCCGGTCCTCCTCACTGTGTGGCTTCCCAGGGAGTACCCCTACCGCCCGCCGCTCGTCTACGCGttccccgccgcgccgtcggcGTCGCTCGTCCCCGACCACCCCTTCGTCGACCACCGCACCGGCCGCGTCCACCGCACGCTGCCGTACCTCGAGGACTGGGCCGTGCCGCGCTCCAGCCTCGCCGGCCTCGTGCGGAGCCTCGTCGCGGCCTTGAGGATGTGCCACCCGCTGACGGCCACCTTCGGCTTCGCCGACGCGACGACCGCCAGAGCGACGCcggtggaggaggagcggcggcgcatGCACGCGGTGCTGGTCGACGAGCTCGCCTCGAGACTGGGCAGGGACGCGGCGGCCTTCCGCGGCGGCGTCGACCGGGACATCCATGCCCTGTCCTCGCTGCAGGCCGGCCTCCGGGCACGGGGCGACGCCATGGGCCGCGGCGTCCGCGGCCTGGAAGAGGAGAGGATGCGGCTGGAGCGCGCCGTGACGGCCAGCCTCGCCCACCGCGGCGAGCTGCTGACCTGGCTGCGCACGGCGAGCCGCGCGCCCGATCCGGGAGAGGCGCTGGCACCGCACGCGGCCGCGGGCGATGCGGCGCGGTGGCTGGAGAGCAAGGCGTCGGAGCTCGCCGCGGACGACGCCATGGACGCCCTTGGCCACGCGCTCGAGAACGGGGAGCTCAGCTTCCAGGAGTACATCAAGCGCGTGAAGGTCCTCGCCAGGGAGCAGTTCTTCCATTGCTATGCAGCGTCCACGTCGATGAACACCTAA
- the LOC112884536 gene encoding uncharacterized protein LOC112884536, which yields MPLSNIPPLYKSNGSLVGPRSKMEGEPAAQPYAADRLRRVLHLKVVLSCDPSRGDCIFMMIHNPDRQLSFARVGSSEWHWITTSFWVSQYSDCIYHGGTFYAMNLLGGIHRYTIEGSCATRDIVLKDTLPYMAYNMYIARTSSGEFLQIWRITTDTSEDSLETRTSDLEVFKVDLDKQQTVDIDTLGDESLFIGHNYSCCISIRDYPRLRPNHVYFTDDDEYSLMDDQDYRRDVGVYSLENKSTTEIVTPEPCLSRPIPIWITPSFTKINK from the coding sequence GAAGGAGAACCAGCCGCCCAGCCCTACGCGGCGGACCGACTCCGGCGAGTCCTGCACCTGAAGGTGGTGCTCTCCTGTGATCCGTCGCGGGGTGATTGCATCTTCATGATGATTCACAATCCAGACCGGCAGCTCTCGTTTGCGAGGGTTGGAAGCAGCGAGTGGCACTGGATCACCACCTCGTTCTGGGTGTCCCAGTACTCGGACTGCATCTACCACGGCGGCACATTCTACGCCATGAATCTCCTAGGAGGGATTCATCGCTATACCATTGAAGGTTCCTGTGCCACACGAGACATTGTTTTGAAGGACACCCTGCCATACATGGCGTATAACATGTACATTGCTCGGACTTCATCCGGCGAGTTTCTGCAAATCTGGAGGATCACGACTGACACAAGCGAAGATTCACTGGAAACGCGTACGAGTGACCTTGAAGTGTTCAAGGTTGATCTTGACAAACAACAAACCGTGGATATTGATACATTGGGTGATGAATCCCTGTTCATCGGGCACAACTACTCGTGCTGTATTTCGATAAGGGATTACCCTAGGCTGCGGCCCAACCATGTTTATTTCACTGACGACGATGAGTACTCGCTAATGGATGACCAAGATTACCGACGGGATGTTGGAGTGTATAGTTTGGAAAATAAAAGTACCACTGAGATAGTCACTCCTGAACCATGTTTGAGCAGGCCAATCCCCATATGGATAACACCAAGTTTTACCAAGATCAACAAATAG
- the LOC112887282 gene encoding exonuclease 1 yields the protein MGIPNLLRFLKPFIEPVHINKYAGKRVGIDAYSWLHKGAYSCSMELCMDPKSAAARRYISYFMHHINLLRHYKVVPVVVFDGGSMPCKAATDNERQRKRELSLNMAKEKLEQGNTAAAVDLFRKAVHITPSMAYQLIQILRSENVEFVVAPYEADAQLAYLTTLDADHGGIAAVVTEDSDLIAYCCPAIIFKMDRFGNGEEFTMERTLKAEKHGLSFRDFDQQLFTGMCVLAGCDFLPSISGIGTRRAYSIILKYKDINRVISNLKLDKRYSVPDDYADSLWKTLAVFNHARVYDVKSKSLKHLKPLNAQHLTYLDGDLDILGPALSPSIARGIAEGHLNPITMKAFDQYTRIISPIGFLDTSAFDIANVCGSQEISTQKSCITILSSQESKETMLVDEISSDGQKCKKGVLALGKFLLEKQSPRVESNQVDLKNIPENNPFKKRKLPVDKGQELGQNELLTDLEDEKSDLSCSALSQESNHTIKDTKQLGFGQEDYDEPSLLVNEVPVAICSSLTRHSVKSMPNKVAPKKQKILKRSMDKANGKVNGSSGILKFFTRL from the exons ATGGGGATCCCCAATCTTCTCCGCTTCCTGAAGCCGTTCATCGAGCCCGTGCACATCAACAAGTACGCCGGCAAGCGG GTCGGCATAGATGCCTACTCCTGGCTCCACAAAGGAG CCTATTCATGCAGTATGGAGCTGTGCATGGACCCCAAGAGCGCTGCAGCCAGGCGCTACATCAGCTACTTCATGCACCACATTAACCTCCTGCGGCATTACAAGGTTGTTCCCGTCGTCGTCTTTGACGGGGGCAGCATGCCTTGCAAGGCGGCCACGGATAATGAGCGGCAGAG GAAGAGAGAGCTCAGTTTGAACATGGCAAAAGAAAAGCTTGAGCAAGGAAACACAGCTGCTGCTGTTGACCTATTCCGG AAAGCTGTGCACATTACTCCATCGATGGCTTATCAACTAATTCAG ATTTTGCGGTCAGAAAATGTTGAATTTGTGGTTGCTCCATATGAAGCTGATGCACAGTTGGCATATCTAACTACTCTTGATGCTGATCATGGGGGCATAGCTGCTGTAGTTACGGAAGACAGTGACTTAATAGCCTATTGTTGCCCTGCT ATTATATTTAAGATGGATCGATTTGGGAACGGTGAAGAATTCACAATGGAGAGAACCCTGAAGGCAGAGAAACATGGTCTTTCCTTCCGAGATTTTGATCAACAACTTTTTACGG GCATGTGTGTTCTTGCAGGATGTGACTTCCTTCCGTCAATTTCAGGCATTGGTACTAGAAGAGCATATTCCATCATCTTGAAATATAAAGATATAAATCGT GTTATATCAAACTTAAAGCTTGACAAGCGCTACTCTGTGCCAGATGATTATGCTGATTCCTTATGGAAAACTCTTGCAGTGTTCAACCATGCTAGAGT ATATGATGTCAAAAGCAAGTCACTTAAACATTTGAAACCTTTGAACGCACAGCATCTTACTTACTTGGATGGAGACCTGGATATTCTTGGACC AGCGTTATCACCATCAATTGCAAGAGGGATTGCAGAGGGGCACCTGAATCCAATTACCATGAAAGCATTTGATCAGTACACCAGAATCATTAGCCCTATTGGTTTTCTTGATACCTCGGCATTTGACATTGCTAATGTATGTGGTTCTCAGGAAATTTCAACACAAAAGAGTTGTATTACAATCCTTTCATCCCAGGAAAGCAAAGAAACTATGTTAG TTGATGAGATTTCTAGTGATGGACAAAAGTGCAAAAAAGGTGTTCTTGCCCTTGGCAAATTTCTACTGGAGAAGCAATCCCCTCGAGTGGAAAGCAATCAAGTGGACCTGAAAAATATCCCAGAGAACAACCCATTCAAGAAAAGGAAATTACCAGTTGATAAGGGTCAAGAATTGGGTCAAAATGAGTTATTAACTGATCTGGAAGATGAGAAATCAGATTTATCATGCTCAGCATTGTCACAAGAGAGCAATCACACAATCAAGGATACGAAACAATTGGGTTTTGGTCAAGAAGATTATGACGAACCAAGTTTATTGGTGAATGAAGTACCTGTTGCTATTTGCTCATCATTGACACGGCATAGTGTCAAATCTATGCCAAATAAGGTAGCTCCCAAGAAGCAAAA